The DNA sequence TCGAAGGCGTTGATGATACCCAGCACGGCGCTTAGCCCGATGATGGCCGCTACCGCATCGTGCTGCCAAAACACGGCCAGCGCCAGCAGCCCGGCCTGCATCATCGACAGCACCTGCGTGGCCAGCAGCACCCGGTAGCGCGAGTAGCGGTCGGACACGACGCCCCCGAGCAGCGAGAACAGCGCCGACGGGAACAGCGTGGCGAACACGCTCACGCCCAGCATAAACTTGGAGTGCGTCTCGGCGTACACCACCCAGCTCACCGCCGTTTTCTGCATCCAGGTACCCAGCAACGATAGGGACTGACCGCCGAAAAACAAGCGAAAGTTGCGGCTGCGAAACGCACGCAGGGCCTCGTACTCCATGCCCAAAGGTGGGGGAAATTCGCGCCCCGGCCTTGGGGCCCCGGCGAGGCTGCCGGGCCGGCCCCGGGCGGCGCGGCCAACCCAAACCAGTTTTTGGGAGTTTAGGAGGGAGCTGCACTGGCCGCTTTCGCTTTTTTCTCCCGTTTCATCTTCCAATGGCAACCCCTCGTGAACTGGGCCACTCCGGCCTGTACATTGCCCCGCTCGTGCTGGGCGGCAACGTGTTCGGCTGGACGGCCGATGAAAACGCTTCCTTCGCCGTACTCGACGCCTTCGTGGCGGGCGGCGGCAATGCCATCGACACGGCCGACGTGTACTCGGCCTGGGCCCCCGGCCACGAAGGCGGCGGGCAGTCGGAAACCGTGATTGGCAAGTGGCTGGCCCAGCGCGGCCGCCGCGACGATGTGCTGATTTTCACCAAAGTGGGCATGGAACTGGGCCCCGGCAAAAAGGGCCTGTCGAAAGCCTACATCAAGCGCGCCGTCGAAGATTCGCTGCGCCGCCTCCAGACCGACTACATCGACCTTTACCAAAGCCACAAAGACGACGAGAGCCTTCCCGTAACCGAGCCCCTCGAAGCCTACGCTGAGCTGCTGAAGGAAGGAAAAATCCGCGCCATCGGAGCCTCTAACTTCAAGCCCACGCGCCTGCAAGCGGCCCTGGATGCGGCCAAAAACGGCCTGCCCCGCTACGAGAGCCTCCAGCCCGAATACAACCTGTACGACCGCGAGGCTTTTGAGAAAGACGACCTGCCCATCGTGCAGGCCAGCGGCATCGGCGTCATCCCGTACTTCGGCCTGGCCGCCGGCTTCCTCACCGGCAAGTACCGCGCTGAGGCCGACCTCCAGAAGAGCCCGCGTGGCGCCGGCATCGGCAAGAAGTACCTGAACGGCAAAGGCCTGGCCCTCCTGAGCGCGCTGGATGCCGTGGCCGACCGCCACTCGGCCACCCCGGCCCAGGTGGCCCTGGCCTGGCTGATGCAGGCCCCCGGCATTACGGCCCCCATCGCCAGCGGCACCAGCCCCGGGCAGGTGACGGAGCTGACCGAAGCCATGAGTTTGCAGCTAAAGACCGCCGACGTGACCGAGTTACAAGCCGCCCGGCCGGTAGCCACCGCGTAGGCCAATCAATACATTTCGACCAAAAAAGCCCCCACGTTGAGGGTACCCTTTTTGAGTGGCAGCAAAGTTATTTTTATTCAGCATATTATTCACAACAAAGGTGCAGTTACTCAGTGCTCAGGTCCTATTCCTTCACCAGAGTGAGGTCGTCGGCCGCCGCCTTAGCATCGGCCAGCGTATTTTGGTTAGTCAGGGCCGCCGAGCATCCGATTTGTCGGCTTTCTCCTACGCCACCAAAGTATTATTGAGCAAGTATAGCGAGCCCAACACTGTTTTAGAAGGCCGGACGAACACGGGTACATAGCGGAGCGTGACGACCGAGCCTACCCACTCCACTGTTTGATAGCCAACCTGCTTGCCCGACCCGTAACGGGCCCGCAGTGCCGCTAACAGGGGCTCGGCGTCCGCCGCATCGCTGACGCCGAGGTTTAGTTTGGCGATGTGTCCGCGATAGGCGACCAGAATAATACCACCGTAAAGTCGTAGCCCATTAACTACCAGAGCAATGTTGGCGGCCCGGGCTCCCACTAGGGCGGTATTAGTTGCTTTCAGCTCGGTGAGCACGAGGGGCACCTCTGGCAAGCCTACACCAAAGGCAATAGGGCCGATACCATTGGTAGAGTCGAGGGCTGCCAGGCTAAGGGGTAGGTCCCAGGCAACGTGCGGAGAAGCGGGAAGCGGCACCTGCGCCACTGCTGGCGTGGCTAGCCAAGCAGCGACCAAGAGCCAGGCGCATACCTGCCAGTAACTATAGTGGGTGGAC is a window from the Hymenobacter nivis genome containing:
- a CDS encoding aldo/keto reductase produces the protein MATPRELGHSGLYIAPLVLGGNVFGWTADENASFAVLDAFVAGGGNAIDTADVYSAWAPGHEGGGQSETVIGKWLAQRGRRDDVLIFTKVGMELGPGKKGLSKAYIKRAVEDSLRRLQTDYIDLYQSHKDDESLPVTEPLEAYAELLKEGKIRAIGASNFKPTRLQAALDAAKNGLPRYESLQPEYNLYDREAFEKDDLPIVQASGIGVIPYFGLAAGFLTGKYRAEADLQKSPRGAGIGKKYLNGKGLALLSALDAVADRHSATPAQVALAWLMQAPGITAPIASGTSPGQVTELTEAMSLQLKTADVTELQAARPVATA